Genomic window (Vigna unguiculata cultivar IT97K-499-35 chromosome 10, ASM411807v1, whole genome shotgun sequence):
GACGGTGCAGTCGGTGGCTGTGATGTATACAAGTAGGGGTTGATGggtgtccggcttgtggaggataggtggggaggttagggttgttttcaatttttggaaaatttgttcacaatcatcagtccacgtgaaccgggtggatttctttaggagttggattatgggttgggtttgttcagctagtttgggtaggaagcgggaGATGGCTGTGAGACGGCCAATGAGACGTTGGACCTCCTTAACAGTAGTagggctgcgcatttcgatgatggccttgcatttttcagggttggcctctatgccgcgctgggttaacataaaaccaaggaatttaccccggtcaacTCCGAATACAAATTTGTTaaggttgaggcgaaggttgtatcGGCGTAGTGCAGAGAAGACTGCTGACAGGTCCTCGGCATGTTGGCGATGActtggagacttgacaaccataTCGTCGAtgtatacttcgacacagtgtcccaTTAGGTGGCTGAAAACCTTGTCCATCAGTCGTTGGTAAGTTGCTCCGACGTTTTTGAGGCTaaagggcatgactctatagaagtaATTGGCATCGTCcatgatgaaggcggttttgtgcatgtCTGATGAGGCCATGGGAATTTGGTTATATCCaaaatatgcatccaaaaagctaagcaccttATTCCCTGCCGCGCCGTCCACGAGTcgatcgatgttgggtaaggggtaagCATCACGAGGGCAAACCCTCTTTAGGTCCGTGTAATCTACACACAttcgccatttgccattggctttcttcaccaagacaatgttagaaagccaagtggtgtactgagcttcttctataaatcctgcgcttagtaacttgtcggcttcaACCTTGGCTGCTTGCCGACGTTCTTCGCCAAGCTtgcattttttctgggatacatagcgagcttctttatatatggataATTTGTGGGATGCCACTTGGGGTTCCACTCTAGGGAGGTCGGCGactgaccaggcgaaaagatcggagttgttgatgaggatgggtgtgatggtGGCACGTTCGTTagagtttaaaccggtgcctaggttaatagagtgaccattgggaagctctagaggggAGGTGTCCTAAACTGGTTCAAGGCGAACATCCCGGCCTATTATGGGGTCAAGATCTTCGTCGGATAGGGCTATGCTAGAGCCAGggggtcgttcgatatggttAGTTTGTTGGATTGGAAGTTGTGGTCGCAAgttggccatgtagcattcgcgtgccaagcgttggtcgcagtggatggtaaggatgtcgccggacggggcagggaacttcatggccaagtgaggggtggaAACGACGGCACCAAGgctattgagggaaggacggcccaggaggatgttgtaggatgttggcgcgtcgacgataaggaagcggattgggatggttttggtttgggtcccctcccgaaagacggtgtggaggtcaaTGTAGCCGCGGGTGGATACCTGTTCACCAGAAAAGCCATAGGTTggctcgtcatatgggaccatggcggtgtcaggaagttggagtttttggtaggtggcccagtagaggatatcAACGGAGCTGCCTTGACCAATgaggactttcttaacagcgtaattttcgatttcaacagtgataaccatggggtcgtcttgttgatggtcgaggccgtgaaagtcatcatctgtgaagatgataggaggcatacggcgtctgtggtgggaatgggtgatgtggttgatggattggatctGGCGGAGGTGTCATTTTCTGGCAGAGGAAGTGGATCCTCCGCTAGCGAAGCCACCAATGATGGTGTTAATGGAGCCACGTAGGGGAGGATCGgtaggggtgatgtcggtgcagGCCGACTCCGGTTCTTGATTGGTGGGTTGGGCGGGGCGTCTGTCGGGACGGGGGTCATGTTGAGGACGTCTGTGGTGGGATCGAGGGGGGTAGCGGGATCGAGAGGAAGAGGAATGGTCATCACTACGAATGAAAcagcgaaagtggccagcacaaaccagttcttctattttatcctggagtgttttgcattcttctgtagtgtggccatggttgcggtggtagcaacaatatttggtcatatcagcgttgggaggtgtggttgtcttgcgtggtgaaGGGATTAggtcagcttgtagggcttcgttgaggatgcgggagcgggctacggtAAGAGGagcatatctggtgaagcgaggttggcggggctcGCGTGGGCGGGCATCAGGGCATGGGTTAGGTTGCGGGgtagggttggcggtggtggctgcatagtcattACAGAACTTggtgtggagggtttgcatttccttcATTCGGACATAGTCAGTTGCACGTAATTTGAGctcgtgcatagaggcaggtgggtggaggtagacgttgttggcgaaggggccgggttgcaGGGTAAGAGCCATGCACTGGAGGATCATCTCCTagttgaggtgtggggtgcgaaTAGTTGCCTTACTGAATCGGTCTATGAACACTCTGAGTGGTTCGCCTTGTTCTTGTCGAATGCCCAGgagggagattgtggtagtttggtgtggacggctgccagcgaaatgggtggagaacataTGAGAAAGGACGTCAAAACTGTCGATGGAGTAAGGTTggagggttgtgaaccattctagggcagaacccttgagggtggtggggaaggctttgcagaagactgcgtcttgggacgtATACAGGGaaacatgggtgatgtagactttgaggtgctcgtcagggtcggtttcgccagtataTCCCAATGGGTggggagaggggtgttggcgatgaagtCGGTAAAGGGGTGACgacgtctgggctggtggggaGGGAGTAGATGGGGTGGGATGGGATGAGTGATCATGGCGGGGAAGGTGGAAGTaaggttgtgaggggggatgtggcTTGTTAGAGGGTATTGTGGGTTGTATGGTGGGGCGTgtgtggtgggtatgttgtaggggatttgggtggtagggagggtagcggTAGGGGTTGGGACGGCGGTATAGGGATGGGTGGAAGGGATAGGTGTTTGCAGGGTAGTGGTGAAGGTATGAGGagtggggttgtattcgctttcctCCTCTGTGGGTTGGAAGGCCGGGGACCTTgcagcttcagaggtttctttggcttttcctttCAGGTTGGGATCAGCTTCAATTCTTCGcctaaggcgagagttctcttgtcgcAATGTCTCCATCTCATCAGCACTGCGCTTTTTCAGGTCTGCCAACTATTGTTGCATCTTCGCTTGGCCGTTTAGGATGGCGGCcaggtcaggggtgatgccagcaggtcctgagggaccagcatccgcctgcttgttcactccagctttgctacgggtgGAAACCACATTCAGAAAAAAacaaacgggtactaaaggtgttcgtctcgtgttccacggtgggcgccaattattcctgcagagaacaaataagatgagttaggcacaagtgtcaccttaccgtgtagtccgctatctcctcagttggcctcttcccggttgatatatgtcagcttgaacctaggaggggttacctgcagaagagtctccgaagctcaagtaagtcaaagctctcagaaggtcaaatcagtgattaatgaatgcgtacctttaattaatggGGTCCACGcctatttatagagcattaatgatgtctgattaccttatgggtcgggccttgacttgggctctagcttgggccatgagtgggcctgggccctaacccaggcccttaagacctattgaacgcgggggcttctattttcactaagtttattggagtagCCGGCCTGGACCGGCTACCTATCTTGACGACTTATATTGGTTACGTGAGGTGTAGGTTATTCTTCTAGATGTataggttaaaaccggtacaagttaggctaactcggcctaggttGAATACTTGGCTACCTTGATAtatgcattgtttacttatttggtcgagtttggctaggtgtggtacatgCAGAAAATGCAATTTActcttatatataaaagttgtcTTACATATGGTCGCTTACCTCTATTTGTAAGAGCAAAGAGGCAAGggaaagaagaaaggaaaacgTGAACTAAGCCTAACACCCTACTCATAACATTCTCACTTACCAATTGgcacataatttaaaacattcaaCTCTTAACATCATATGCATAACAACATATTTTTCAGGCTTACTAAATCCAACAACTAGaaccataaaatcaataccagaACTTAATTGCAGATGGACATGTACCGTAATCACACAACTTACCTCTTCacaagaaacaaaacaaacctTCCATCCAATTTCCTCAACCCAACCtttggttgaaaaaaaaaagaatattctCCCAACATCACCAAGATTATTGTATaacaacaaatatattttattcttcatgcCATTTACACCAAAATCATGGACATCCCACACTCTCATCATGTACAACAAGTATAAAAGTTTTGCTCAACCTCCAAGCAAGATTCAACTTAGCAATATGCACGGTACAAGACTATCAATTCTGCCCAAAccaatttttcttcttcaccacagttttatgaaatttaaccacacaagaaaagaaaaagaggacAACATTTAGCACCCTTTACGCCAAAACTTATCTCAAAGGAGCATCTCACAATTCCACGGTGGATTCATTCAaaggaagaataaaaaaagtaaaaaaaggaAACACAATTCATCCCCAAAAAGGATACGCATATATCAAACCTCAAAATTTTCTCCACATATAACCACAAAACCACAAAATGAGTACAAGTTTAGCTTCCATTACCTGGAATTCTTGCAACGAAACCATTATGTCTTTGCTTTACATCTCTTTGCTCTTCATGTtctaaccaaaaaaaaaattatactctATCGCACACCAAAAAGAATGTGACACAACCTTTTCTCTCATAATTCAccttaattttctaattaattctcTATGCTTGTGACCACAAGCAAAACCAACCCTGCACACAATATCACTACAACACACTTCATGTCAACTACCCACACAATAAACACctctaaataaaaacaatatttaaatataaacaacCCAAATGCACACTTAGGAATCAAACCCTTGACCACCAATCCGTTACAAGACTCTAATCAACTATGctacaatttaattttgtaaaattatttatttatttatataccacCCCACCTCTAATTACCAcctttgaaattattaattatttttcctagGTCTTACAATATGCCTTACCaaacacatttatttataaatccaTACGTTGGAAATGATTCCATGTGTCTCTAGAACACCTTGTataaatttgagctcaatccaacgatAAATGAAACTAGCATCAAATTCTTACTAAAGAaactcgaaaaaaaaaaacatagtgaCGCCAGTTCAAGTTGGGGAAATTATTTCTCTCATCTTagacatttaatttaaaatcccaacagtaaaattaaattatttctcgCATCCACCACACTCTGTCGCAGTACTACGCCACTGTCCACCACAACACCGTCGTCGGTTGTTGCTGCGTCACCGAACAACACGCAAACAACCATCCCGGGagcactctcttctctctctatGAACTGTGTCCACTATCCACGGTGCTGCCACCACTCTTCTCCGGCCAATGCTGCCACTGCTCTATGCTACTGCTCTGGCGAATCTATTCGCCTCCTTCCCCATTTCCATCCACCGTCGCGTCGCCAATTCTCCCAAGGGGTATGTTGAAAACATGttcccttctttttttttgttttgtattttttttttatgatttgggctattgttttgcattttgatgaggttttttgttgatttttgcgtcattttttCTGCCATTTTTACGGTCTCTTATGTATTTTATTGTCTCTTGTAGCTCTCGACAACAAAAGTACCGTGGGTGCGCATCATCTTCCATTGTCATTCGATCTTCACATTCCCAAgttcctaattctaatattttcctaaGATTTTGTAGTCTGTTATGTATTagttatatgttatatatatgtggtttattatttgcttaaatatctgtttgattttcttatagtgtgaGTTAACCTTAGTTTCATTTTGAAGAAGCtactctttttttaaattaatataaggggatacaatactaataatttaaatgtattgttGAAGAATGTGTCGAGTTTTGTTTAGATTACAtggcaaaagaaaaattgataggAGTTCCTCGGAGATCATGGTTGAACAagtgttctataagtaacagcATTTGATGTGTGAGTGTGGTTAGCAAAGATCGCAAAGAGTTGttacatattgaacaacacatatgaggtaatgccttacttgtctgcacacaaagtcattatgaaagagaacaatccaagacaatAAGAGAAATGACATTTGATAAAGCATAACAAAACATTCATGTCTTGGTTTAAATTTGAGATTTTGAAAGATTCGAAATGTTgtgagactttgatgtggttagtGAATgagttgaaatttgatgtcatctgttatacaggttatgaaattaataattgcacattctatatGAAGTCTCtggatgataaaagcacagcacaaaatagtggagtcagtcttgaagctgagtcgttacaattttctacatctaaagatcaaaatcatGTAGttggatcaatgacatactatggtgtaatacaagagatgtgggaggttgattatataatgtttactattccactgttcaaatgtaagtgggttgacaataaacacacacacacaaacacagaTACACACACAGacataaacacacacacacacacagacacttacaaacacacacacagacacatacacatacacacacacacacacatacacacacatagacacacacacacaaaaacacacacacacacacaacacacacacaacacacacacacacagacatagacacacacacacagagacacacacatacacatagatacacacacacacaattttttcaaattatatagaGTCTATtcaaatctaaaatttttaactatttattttttaatgtaaataatcatatgatatgcaagaaaattttctcctattttattttgcaattttgttttgataattattactgaaaaaaaaaacatctttttaatatgtattttctAATTATCAAATATTGATATAATTCAGATATATGATAGATAAATTTTGCAAATTTGAATGTTCAAGAGCATCTACGATAAAATAGTAAAggttaatttttaaactatttttcttttgaatatcACATTGGAAacttaataacataattattaattaatagaaaGTGAGCAAGTAAAAAAATCATGGTAAATGTTAGCATCTTTGttcatgtttttaaattttataattgttcgagtttgatctttatttttttctttatatcatattttaaaataataaaaatatattattaaatttaatgaagAAGGGGGAGGGAGGCAAGGCCCCTATAGATTAACTAAGGTCTGCCACCGCATAAAAGGTTGAACCATAGACTCCATCATAGGTTCCACCGATAGGCTCTATGACAGGGTCCAAACTACCTTAGGACGataatgttattatatttttgcatCAAATAGCATTTGTATCTTGTTATAACCGTCTATGATTAGATAGATCATGACAAGtcattttgtaatttgaaaaaaaataataattttttttgttaattaactACGTTAAATTTTGTCacattttgtttaataaaaaaaacattttaaatgaaaaaaaaaacatagactaacttcacatttttattttcaatgaaaaaaaacattgatataactattttaaatttatatttttaacctgtgtataaactaattttaattttagcaataatttaacttaacttaatatttttcagttttagaaGCTCAAGACAATAATCGTACACGTATGTTCTGAGTATAATAGTGGCTTCTGATCACACAGGGCCATATTTTAAGGAGTGAGCCAATTAATAGTAAATGTCATACTACCTTTAACGTTGTATGACTTCATGAATTTATTAACTTACAACATTTCCTTGTTCAAATTGTTTCTCAGGGAACTCTAGTTTTGGAAGCATTTGAGTGAAGTTGGACTAAGGAAGCGTAAAACCCATCCTTGACTTTAACGAGTGTTTCATGGCTTCCCTTCTCCACGATGAGTCCATCTTTAACAACAGCAATCAAATCTGCATTTTTTATTGCAGATAGGCGATGTGCCACAACCACAGTGGTTCTGTTCACCATGACTTTGTCCAATGCATCCTGAACAACTCTCTCTGACTCAGCGTCTAATGCACTTGTGGCTTCGTCTAATAGCAATATCTTTGGACTTTTAATCAAAGCACGGGCAATGGCTACCCTTTGCTTCTGTCCCCCAGATAACTGGGTTCCCCTTTCTCCCACTACGGTGTCATAACTCTGTCATAAGTGAGAAAACGTTACCAAAGCATGAAGTACATATGAAAAGTTCAACTCTTCCAGAATTATACTTGAGACGATTGCAAACTGAACTCAACAAGTAAAGTAGAATAGTTCCGAGAGTTGTCAGGAATCTAATAGAAATGAAACCATTAAAATCCTATGATTCTCTTGATACCCAGCTCAGGAGTATCTCATTTCACTGGGAATGTTTTACTATACTTGGATATAATATCATAGTTACTGTTTGtaatgtttaataaataatCAGATTTGAAACTTCATTTAGTAATTTAGGCGATAATGAAATTCATTAAATGTGTAATGAATTAAAGCCTTAAATTTGGTTGAAAATTCACCACATAATACTTTCTGTTAATTTTACCTGTTGTAAGGCACTGATAAATACATGGGCATTAGCTTGTTCTGCGGCTGCTATGATTTCTGCTTCACTTGCTTCACCTCCTTTCCCATATGCAATGTTACCACGAATAGTGTCATTGAACAATACCGGCTCTTGGCTTACCAAACCCATTTGCTGCCGAAACCACTTCAATTGTAACTCCCCAATTGGTACACCATCAAGTGTGATTTCACCTGAATTGGGAACATAAAATCTCTGCAACAACGAAATCACTGTTGATTTTCCACATCCACTTTCACCAACAAGGGCCACTGTCTGGAACATAAGTTTTGGTCGTAACCATTAGTTACAAGTTACAACATACACGTGCCTTAGCTTCCTTTTGTATTGAAACCATGTTTAAATATACTACTCAAACTTTACCTTGCCAGAATGGAAAATCAAGTTAAGGTCTCGAAAAATCTGTATCTTTGGCCTTGATGGGTAGTTGAAACTCACATGACGAAGCTCAATTTCTCCCTCAACTATATCCAATGTGGTACCAGTCTCATCACTTGGATCTATCTCTGACTTCTTATCGATTATTCCAAATATGGCAGCAGTTGCAGACTTGGCTTTGCCAGAATCAGGAGAAATTGTGCTAAACTGGGAAACCCCAATAGCTGCCATAGTTAAAGCAAAGAAAACCTACAAAACATATatgtcttttcattttcaagaaGGAAATATGCAGTGTTGACAAGTAGCACTACACTTTCTTTTTGTCTTAAGTTAAGAACGAAATGAAAAGTTAATCTGTACCCGAAAAACTTTGGAGAATGTTGTTTCTCCAGCGGCCACTAGTCTAGCTCCTGCATAGAAACTAGTTGCATAAACAcaaaatagtaagaaaaatgAAACCCCAAATCCTAATCCACTGATCAACCCTTGCCATATCCCTGTTTTCATGGGGTCTTCACATTTCTTCCTATACAATTCCATAACCTTATCTTCTGCACAGAAAGAAGCTACTGTTCTTATATTTCCAACTGCATCCTTAGCAACTTGGCTTGCTCCCTCGTACATCATCTACACCAGAATCCACGACTAAATAGATCATATCTAGGAATTTAAATAATGCATGGCAATGGAAAAAATCCCAAGAACTCACCTTTGCGTCTTTGCTGAACCCCTTCATGAATTTCGTTTGAACATAGCCATTTGCACCAATAAGGGGAATCAAGACAAGAATAATCAAAGCCAATTGCCAGCATGCAATGAAAGCAATAATCAAACCTGCCAAGGCACATGTTAAATTTTGGACCAACAGGCCCAGTGCATCACCAACAAGAGCGCGCACAGAAGCAGCAATTGCTGAGAGCCTTGCGCTTATGGCACCACTTGAGTTGCTAGGCTCATCAAACCAACCAACCTCCATGTTCACCACTTTCTCAAAACATATTACCCTGATACGTTGGATCAACTTGCATCCAGCCACAGAGAAAAAGTATGCTCTTGCTGGAATTACCAAAAATGATGCAAGACCAAGAACCACGAACATGAGTGCCCAAAATTTGGAGTCCTTTTTCATCTCATCAACTGGTTCGTAAAATATTTTGACCGCAATGGAAATCAACACCCCAAATATGGGAAGTATAACACCATTTGCTATGGCAGCTAGACATCCAATCAGAAGCACTGGAACCTCTGGTTTGTTGAGGGAAGCAAGCCGGCGGAGTGAAACCTCTTGTGCTTGTGTTTCGAGTAATGCGTCTTCACTTTCAGTATCAGGGACACTAACACCTTTGGGTAAACCAGAAAGAGAAAATGAGTGACGGCTACTACTCCCCAAAGATGATCCCCTGCTAATAGATCTCCTAGTAGATCTTTTTTTGGTTAACTGTGTAGAGGATTCCGTAGAAAGTTCGCTCTTGCTGTGATTGCTTGTAGTTTCTTCTGATTCTTTGTTTACTTCTTGTAAACGTATCAATTGAGTGTAAGCTCCCTCGAGATCCTTGACCAGTTCTGAGTGTGTTCCTAATTAACAACCACTTGAAGTTATATACACAaacaatttttacaatttcGATTCTACTCAAATGCTAATAGCACTCTTTTAATCATCTTATTGttagtaaaaatattgaaaattacaaaattaatcatcaagatcaaaataattaatcatcTTAAGGTTGaatgaatgaaaagaaattaaccATATGTTTAGATAAACATGTGTGATACCTTTTTCAACCACCTTCCCTCTATGAATTACAACAATCGAATCAGCATTCCTCACTGTGCTCAACCGATGTGCCACAATAACAGTAGTTCGATTAACCATTACCCTGTCCAGAGCCTCTTGCACTGTTCTTTCAGACTCTGCATCAAGGGCACTTGTAGCTTCGTCCAGAAGTAAAATTCTTGGATCCTTTAGGATTGCTCTTGCTATGGCAATGCGCTGCTTTTGTCCACCAGAGAGTTGAGTTCCTTGTTCACCAACCATTGTGTTCAATCCCTGCAAGCTTGgcaatgtaaaatttaaaagctTTAACAATTTCTAAGAATACAATAACAAATCCAGTCTCTGGACAGAATGCAGAACCTGTGGCAGTTTATCAATGAATTTAGCAGCATTTGCAAGTTCAGATGCTGATCTTATCTCTTCAATTGTGGCACCCTCCTTTCCATATGCAATGTTATCCTTAATGCTTGATGCAAACAAGACTGGCTCCTGATTAACAAGGCCAATTTTCCCCCTCATCCACCTAAGCTGAAACTCTTTCAGGCTAATGCCATCAATAAGAACTTGACCTTCTTGAGGATCATAGAATCTCTCTATCAAACTAATAACCGTGGATTTTCCACTCCCGCTTTGTCCCACCAGTGCAACACTTGTGCCACTAGata
Coding sequences:
- the LOC114167028 gene encoding ABC transporter B family member 4-like; translated protein: MDGKRSSAESEEQSKQKRKAETVPFRKLFAFADCADITLMVVGSVGAIGNGLGFPLMTLLFGEIIDAFGANQNSPGIVEKVSQVSLKFVYLALGSGVAAFLQVTCWMVTGERQAARIRGLYLKTILRQDVAFFDKETNTGEVIGRISGDTVLIQDAMGEKVGKFVQLIATFVGGFAIAFVKGWLLTLVMLCLFPLLVLSGAAMAIMQGRMASRGQAAYAKAAHIVQQTIASIRTVASFTGEKQALSDYRKFLVEAYVTGVHEGSVAGVALGTVMLLVFSGYALAVWFGAKMIIDNGEKYNGGTVLNVIASLLTASMSLGEASPIMSAFAAGQAAAYKMFETIARKPEIDAYDPNGKILEDIEGELELRDVCFSYPARPEELILNRFSLYISSGTSVALVGQSGSGKSTVISLIERFYDPQEGQVLIDGISLKEFQLRWMRGKIGLVNQEPVLFASSIKDNIAYGKEGATIEEIRSASELANAAKFIDKLPQGLNTMVGEQGTQLSGGQKQRIAIARAILKDPRILLLDEATSALDAESERTVQEALDRVMVNRTTVIVAHRLSTVRNADSIVVIHRGKVVEKGTHSELVKDLEGAYTQLIRLQEVNKESEETTSNHSKSELSTESSTQLTKKRSTRRSISRGSSLGSSSRHSFSLSGLPKGVSVPDTESEDALLETQAQEVSLRRLASLNKPEVPVLLIGCLAAIANGVILPIFGVLISIAVKIFYEPVDEMKKDSKFWALMFVVLGLASFLVIPARAYFFSVAGCKLIQRIRVICFEKVVNMEVGWFDEPSNSSGAISARLSAIAASVRALVGDALGLLVQNLTCALAGLIIAFIACWQLALIILVLIPLIGANGYVQTKFMKGFSKDAKMMYEGASQVAKDAVGNIRTVASFCAEDKVMELYRKKCEDPMKTGIWQGLISGLGFGVSFFLLFCVYATSFYAGARLVAAGETTFSKVFRVFFALTMAAIGVSQFSTISPDSGKAKSATAAIFGIIDKKSEIDPSDETGTTLDIVEGEIELRHVSFNYPSRPKIQIFRDLNLIFHSGKTVALVGESGCGKSTVISLLQRFYVPNSGEITLDGVPIGELQLKWFRQQMGLVSQEPVLFNDTIRGNIAYGKGGEASEAEIIAAAEQANAHVFISALQQSYDTVVGERGTQLSGGQKQRVAIARALIKSPKILLLDEATSALDAESERVVQDALDKVMVNRTTVVVAHRLSAIKNADLIAVVKDGLIVEKGSHETLVKVKDGFYASLVQLHSNASKTRVP